In a genomic window of Jaculus jaculus isolate mJacJac1 chromosome 8, mJacJac1.mat.Y.cur, whole genome shotgun sequence:
- the Bmf gene encoding bcl-2-modifying factor: MEPPQCVEELEDDVFQPEDEEPGTQPGSLLSADLFAQSQMDCPLSRLQLFPLTHCCGPGLRPTSQEDKATQTLSPASPSQGVMLPCGVTEEPQRLFYGNAGYRLPLPASFPTGLPLEEQPPEGQWPHRAEVQIARKLQCIADQFHRLHLQQHQQNRDRAWWQVFLFLHNLALNREENRDGAGPR, translated from the exons ATGGAACCACCTCAGTGTGTAGAAGAGCTGGAAGATGATGTATTCCAACCAGAGGATGAGGAGCCAGGGACGCAGCCTGGGAGCTTGCTCTCTGCTGACCTGTTTGCCCAGAGCCAGATGGACTGTCCTCTCAGCCGGCTCCAGCTCTTCCCTCTCACCCATTGCTGTGGTCCTGGGCTCCGGCCCACCAGCCAGGAAGACAAGGCCACTCAGACCCTCAGCCCAGCCTCCCCAAGCCAGGGTGTCATGCTGCCTTGTGGGGTGACTGAGGAACCCCAGCGACTTTTTTACG GCAATGCTGGCTACCGGCTTCCTCTCCCTGCCAGTTTCCCCACAGGCTTGCCCCTTGAGGAGCAGCCCCCTGAAGGGCAGTGGCCACATCGAGCCGAGGTACAGATCGCCCGAAAGCTTCAGTGCATTGCAGACCAGTTCCACCGGCTTCATTTGCAGCAA CACCAGCAGAACCGTGACCGCGCGTGGTGGCAAGTCTTCCTTTTCCTGCACAACCTGGCCTTGAACCGGGAAGAAAACAGAGATGGGGCGGGTCCCAGGTGA